A window of Cryptomeria japonica chromosome 3, Sugi_1.0, whole genome shotgun sequence contains these coding sequences:
- the LOC131033907 gene encoding cinnamoyl-CoA reductase 1, translating into MESVCVTGAGGFIASWLVKMLLSRGYTVKGTVRDPDDKKHKHLKELEGAEERLELVKADILDPDSLIPAIRGCKGVFHLACPIIEDPAQVLQPAVKGTLNVLKACNELGVKRVILTSSIGAIYLDPNRNPQAIVDEDCWSNLDYCIETKNWYCYAKTVAEKAACTYAEEVGMELIRINPSIVLGPLLQPTMNFSTAHVLKYLTGSAKTYSNATQVYVDVRDVARAHILLYENHSASGRYLCGERSLHRGELLDLLAQLFPHYPLPTKCSDQENPRKVAYKFSNQKLRELGLSFTPIKDCLTDTVASLRDMGFLSVGNMKPNSRMTSLHSCI; encoded by the exons ATGGAAAGTGTGTGTGTCACAGGAGCAGGAGGGTTCATTGCCTCCTGGCTTGTTAAGATGCTCTTGAGCAGAGGCTACACTGTAAAAGGAACAGTCCGCGATCCTG ATGATAAAAAGCATAAGCATCTGAAAGAGTTGGAAGGGGCGGAAGAGAGGCTTGAGCTTGTGAAGGCTGATATTCTAGACCCTGACAGTTTGATACCAGCTATCAGAGGGTGCAAAGGAGTCTTTCACTTGGCTTGCCCTATCATTGAAGATCCG GCACAAGTGCTGCAGCCGGCTGTGAAGGGCACTCTAAATGTGTTGAAGGCCTGCAACGAATTGGGAGTGAAGCGTGTAATCCTTACGTCCAGTATCGGCGCCATTTATCTCGACCCCAACAGGAATCCGCAAGCCATAGTCGATGAAGACTGCTGGAGCAACCTTGATTACTGCATTGAAACCAAG AATTGGTATTGCTATGCAAAGACGGTAGCAGAGAAAGCCGCGTGTACGTATGCGGAGGAGGTGGGTATGGAGTTGATAAGGATTAATCCCAGTATCGTCTTGGGTCCTCTGCTCCAGCCCACTATGAACTTCAGCACTGCTCatgttttgaaatatttaactg GCTCGGCCAAGACATATTCAAACGCAACTCAGGTTTACGTGGATGTGCGAGATGTGGCCAGAGCGCATATATTGCTCTACGAAAATCACTCTGCCTCTGGTCGATATCTGTGTGGAGAAAGAAGCCTGCACAGAGGAGAGCTCCTGGATCTGTTAGCACAACTCTTCCCACATTACCCACTTCCTACCAA GTGTTCAGACCAGGAAAATCCAAGGAAAGTGGCATACAAATTCAGCAATCAAAAGCTGAGGGAATTGGGTCTCTCATTTACGCCCATAAAGGACTGTTTAACTGATACAGTGGCCAGCCTCAGGGACATGGGATTTCTTTCTGTTgggaatatgaagcccaacagtcgtATGACCTCGTTACATAGCTGCATATGA